From a region of the Bacillota bacterium genome:
- a CDS encoding carbohydrate ABC transporter permease has translation MKETGADKIFNIINITLLTIVLITVLYPLIYVVSASISDPILVNQGKMWLLPKGITFEGYRRVFQYEEIWTGYRNTLFYTLLGTAINLFMTLTCAYPLSRKDFYGRNLFTALFTFTMFFSGGLIPTYLIIKKLGMINTIWTMMIPNAVAMWNIIITRTYFQNNIPTELQEAAMIDGCSTTRQFFSVVLPLSTPIIAVMALFYGVGHWNAFFNALIYLRDRNLYPLQLILREILIQQQMSAQMMMSGEDVEAMAVQAKIADIIKYAVMIVATLPVLAVYPLLQKYFVQGIMVGAIKG, from the coding sequence ATGAAAGAAACTGGAGCTGACAAGATATTCAACATCATAAACATAACACTGTTGACCATAGTACTCATAACGGTATTATATCCTTTAATATACGTAGTAAGCGCTTCCATAAGCGATCCCATATTGGTAAACCAAGGCAAGATGTGGCTGCTGCCCAAAGGCATCACCTTTGAAGGCTATAGGAGGGTATTTCAATATGAAGAGATATGGACAGGGTATAGAAATACCCTCTTTTATACATTGCTAGGTACTGCGATAAACCTGTTTATGACACTTACCTGCGCCTATCCATTATCTCGGAAAGATTTTTACGGTAGGAACCTATTCACAGCGTTGTTTACATTTACTATGTTTTTTAGTGGCGGACTGATTCCTACCTACCTTATCATAAAGAAACTGGGTATGATAAATACCATATGGACCATGATGATCCCCAATGCCGTAGCTATGTGGAACATTATAATAACCCGGACATACTTTCAGAACAATATACCCACAGAGTTGCAAGAAGCGGCCATGATAGACGGCTGCTCCACCACGCGGCAGTTTTTTAGCGTAGTATTGCCCTTGTCGACACCGATTATAGCCGTGATGGCCCTGTTTTACGGCGTAGGGCACTGGAACGCCTTTTTTAACGCCCTCATATATTTGAGGGATAGAAACCTTTACCCCTTGCAGCTCATATTAAGGGAGATACTGATCCAACAGCAGATGAGTGCCCAGATGATGATGAGCGGCGAGGACGTAGAAGCCATGGCAGTTCAGGCTAAGATAGCCGATATCATCAAATATGCCGTCATGATAGTGGCCACGTTGCCAGTATTGGCTGTATACCCACTTTTGCAAAAATACTTTGTGCAGGGCATCATGGTGGGTGCCATAAAAGGATAG